The proteins below are encoded in one region of Helianthus annuus cultivar XRQ/B chromosome 2, HanXRQr2.0-SUNRISE, whole genome shotgun sequence:
- the LOC110927053 gene encoding ABC transporter G family member 28 has protein sequence MGIPWLERTNRFANAQQNNPASSDPLTKSIFTQFNAMALLFHQDDVNDLSFCMKNITEEWNEAFDFSHDTRFLANCIQKNNGNLAQRLCTAADIKFYISTISEAEKQGFKTSSYVKGNKNCNLTSWVSGCEPGWSCAAPKDVQVDLTNKEDMPYRTSNCEPCCEGFFCPTGLTCMIPCPSGSYCPLAQLNPQTNICDPYRYQPPPGATNHTCGGADVWADVTSSREVFCPGGYFCPSSVEKHSCEPGHYCRLGSTYETECFQFATCNRGSVNQNITAYGIMTCAGLILLLLIFYNCTDQVITTREKRKAKSREAAAQSAKELAQERWRSAKETAKRGLSRTFSRKKSSMPEPSQGATSSKEEMHDIEEDPEDRDTVSVDIEAKKAKKELKAKKLHTRSEIFKYAYGQIEKEKAMEQEQADLTFSGVISMATEASYRSRPKIEVSFEDLTLTLKGTKKHLLRSVSGKISPGHVSAVMGPSGAGKTTFLSALTGKARGCTVNGSILINGKRESMNSYKRIIGFVPQDDIVHGDLTVEENLWFSARCRLPAKLSRAEKVLVVERTIESLGLQHVRDSLVGTVEKRGISGGQRKRVNVGLEMVMEPSLLILDEPTSGLDSSSSQLLLKALRREAHEGVNVCMVVHQPSYSLFRMFDDLILLAKGGLVAYLGPVSQVEEYFSGIGIHVPERVNPPDHYIDILEGINTTSGVNYKDLPLKWMTHNGYPIPPDMQDPDLKPESSHGSTSTVGGHDDRSFVTELWQEFKDIIHMKNDSFLSYFSRRKDLSNRITPGAVQQYRFFLGRVAKQRIREARLQAVDLLLLLIAGISLGTLAKVSDENFGAVGYTYTIIAYSLLGKISAMRSFTSDKLQFWRERSSGMSCFAYFFSKDTIDQFSTIIKPAVYLCTFYYFNPPRSSLLDNYVVLLCLLYCVSGFAYALAIYLDAGAAQLWSVLLPVVLTLISTQNDEKGSIIPLLKKLSYPSWALEAFVLANAERYRAVWLLTRCAAIAKRGYDLRDWKYCLMRLLLAGLGFRALALFLLVFCQKK, from the exons ATGGGGATACCTTGGCTGGAGCGTACGAACCGTTTCGCTAACGCCCAACAGAATAATCCCGCCTCATCCGATCCCCTCACCAAATCCATATTTACTCAGTTTAATGCTATGGCACTTCTTTTTCATCAAGATGATGTCAATGATCTTAGCTTCTGCATGAAAAATAT AACTGAGGAGTGGAATGAAGCTTTCGATTTCTCACATGATACGAGATTCTTGGCGAATTGCATCCAAAAGAACAATG GCAATCTCGCTCAGCGGTTGTGTACCGCAGCAGATATAAAGTTCTATATAAGTACTATTTCAGAGGCCGAGAAACAAGGGTTTAAGACTTCAAGTTATGTCAAAGGTAACAAGAACTGCAATCTTACTTCTTGGGTTTCTGGATGCGAACCAGGCTGGTCTTGTGCCGCTCCCAAAGATGTCCAAGTTGACCTAACAAACAAAGAAGATATGCCTTATAGAACTTCAAATTGTGAACCTTGTTGTGAGGGTTTCTTTTGTCCAACTGGACTCACCTGTATGATCC CTTGTCCTTCTGGATCATACTGTCCTCTTGCTCAGCTAAACCCCCAAACTAACATATGCGATCC ATATCGCTACCAACCTCCGCCCGGTGCAACTAACCATACTTGTGGTGGAGCCGATGTCTGGGCAGATGTAACCAGTAGTCGTGAGGTATTTTGTCCAGGAGGGTACTTCTGTCCAAGTTCAGTTGAGAAACATTCTTGCGAACCCGG ACATTATTGCAGACTTGGATCAACATATGAAACAG AGTGTTTTCAGTTTGCTACATGTAATAGAGGGTctgtaaatcaaaatatcactgCCTATGGAATAATGACTTGT GCTGGGTTAATACTCTTGCTGCTCATTTTTTACAATTGTACTGATCAAGTTATCACCACTAGAGAGAAAAGGAAAGCAAAATCAAGAGAAGCTGCTGCACAAAGTGCAAAAGAATTAGCACAAGAAAGATGGAGATCCGCAAAAGAAACCGCAAAGAGAGGGCTATCAAGAACATTTTCGCGCAAGAAATCTTCTATGCCCGAACCGTCACAAGGTGCAACATCATCAAAAGAAGAAATGCATGATATTGAAGAAGATCCGGAAGATCGCGATACTGTTAGTGTAGACATTGAAGCGAAAAAAGCGAAAAAGGAATTAAAAGCTAAAAAATTACACACGCGTAGCGAAATTTTTAAGTACGCGTATGGTCAGATCGAAAAAGAAAAGGCAATGGAACAAGAACAAGCAGATTTAACATTCTCTGGGGTGATTTCTATGGCTACTGAAGCAAGCTATAGAAGTAGGCCAAAAATTGAAGTTTCTTTTGAAGATTTGACTCTTACATTAAAGGGTACAAAGAAACATTTGTTAAGAAGTGTGAGTGGAAAAATATCACCTGGTCATGTATCAGCTGTTATGGGTCCTTCTGGAGCTGGTAAAACAACATTTCTTTCGGCCTTAACCGGAAAAGCAAGGGGATGCACAGTGAATGGATCGATTCTTATAAACGGGAAACGCGAATCGATGAATTCTTATAAGAGAATAATCGGGTTCGTACCCCAAGACGATATTGTACATGGTGATTTGACCGTCGAAGAGAATCTTTGGTTTAGTGCAAGATGCAG GCTTCCAGCAAAACTTTCTCGAGCTGAAAAGGTTCTTGTTGTAGAAAGAACTATAGAGTCTTTAGGGTTACAACATGTGAGGGATTCTTTAGTTGGTACAGTGGAGAAGAGGGGAATATCAGGGGGTCAAAGAAAACGTGTAAATGTTGGTCTGGAAATGGTGATGGAACCTTCTTTATTAATCTTAGATGAACCCACTTCTGGTCTGGACAGTTCATCTTCTCAGTTATTACTTAAAGCACTTCGCCGTGAAGCTCATGAAGGAGTAAATGTGTGCATGGTGGTTCACCAACCTAG CTATAGTCTATTCCGGATGTTTGATGATTTGATACTGCTGGCAAAAGGTGGTCTTGTTGCCTATCTTGGACCAGTGAGTCAAGTTGAAGAATACTTTTCAGGCATCGGTATCCATGTACCCGAACGGGTCAACCCTCCGGATCATTACATTGATATCTTGGAGGGTATTAACACTACATCAGGTGTCAACTACAAAGATCTCCCACTCAAATGGATGACTCATAATGGTTACCCCATACCACCTGACATGCAAGATCCTGATTTAAAGCCCGAATCTTCACACGGCTCGACTTCAACTGTTGGTGGGCATGATGATCGGTCTTTTGTGACCGAGTTATGGCAAGAGTTTAAGGACATTATTCATATGAAAAACGATAgctttttaagttatttttcgAGGCGAAAAGATTTGTCTAATCGCATAACCCCTGGTGCGGTTCAACAATATCGATTCTTTCTTGGAAG GGTGGCAAAACAGCGAATACGTGAAGCTAGGTTACAAGCTGTAGATTTACTGCTTTTGCTAATAGCAGGAATCTCTCTAGGAACACTTGCTAAAGTTAGTGATGAAAACTTTGGGGCAGTCGGATATACTTACACCATTATTGCATATT CTTTACTCGGCAAGATTTCGGCTATGAGATCATTTACATCGGATAAATTACAATTTTGGCGAGAACGAAGTTCTGGAATGAGTTGTTTTGCATATTTTTTCTCCAAAGATACAATCGATCAGTTCAGCACCATAATAAAACCCGCGGTTTATCTATGCACATTTTACTATTTTAACCCTCCAAGATCTTCATTACTCGATAACTACGTCGTTTTACTTTGCTTGTTGTATTGTGTATCCGGCTTCGCTTATGCACTAGCCATCTACCTTGACGCTGGTGCTGCCCAACTG TGGTCAGTGTTGCTTCCAGTTGTGTTGACTCTTATTTCAACCCAAAATGATGAAAAGGGATCAATAATACCTCTTCTCAAAAAATTGTCCTACCCTTCATGGGCTTTAGAAGCCTTTGTGCTAGCTAATGCAGAAAG GTACCGCGCGGTGTGGTTGCTAACAAGATGTGCCGCGATCGCCAAAAGAGGCTACGATCTACGTGACTGGAAATATTGCTTGATGCGTTTACTACTCGCTGGATTAGGGTTTCGCGCTTTGGCTTTGTTCTTGTTAGTGTTCTGCCAGAAGAAGTAG